The genomic DNA ACCGACTGGATGAAGACAGTGGCTGGCGCGTCTCCTGGATCAGCGACGGGACGCGCCCGTTCGTCATCGTGCTGATCGAGGGCCCGCCCAATCCCACGCCGCTCGTGCCGATGGCCCATCTGGGCGTGGGCTGCAAAAGCCGCGAGGCGGTCGACACCCTTTGCGAGCAGGCCCGCGCCGAGGGCTGCCTCATCGGCGGCCCCAGCGACTACGG from Chrysiogenia bacterium includes the following:
- a CDS encoding VOC family protein, with protein sequence MHDIGLTHIALPVTDLDKSVAFYEKYAAMKQVHYRLDEDSGWRVSWISDGTRPFVIVLIEGPPNPTPLVPMAHLGVGCKSREAVDTLCEQARAEGCLIGGPSDYGPPVGYWAFLRDPDGHTLELSFGQDVALTVEENS